The proteins below come from a single Cinclus cinclus chromosome 23, bCinCin1.1, whole genome shotgun sequence genomic window:
- the ATP13A2 gene encoding polyamine-transporting ATPase 13A2 isoform X6, producing the protein MSSDSSRLLGAQHPGYGTLRPDMDLAHMEVTGYQRRTWRVLLCHAGSVLSAGLLLLLFHWKPSLEVQAKCEPCALGQADWVIIRDRFGQCFTTRVLTEMLGEASSPWSSLEQLPRAQQDRRSSVAITVPDEDESRDTVQLHDKDEQKSILRYYLFQGMRYVWLERQQAFCRVSVLDEGWTCAELHLSRAGLHQQEHSARRKIYGPNLIEVPVKSYARLLVEEVLNPFYMFQVLSMVLWVCDAYYYYAACIFLISTFSLGLSLYETRKQSTTLRNMARMSVGVQVRRPGGEELVVSSAELVPGDCIRLPAAGALLPCDVALLTGECMVNESLLTGESVPVMKTPLPVSGQAGSTTYCPEEHRRHTLFCGTQLIQAKAYADSEVLAVVTRTGFCTAKGDLISSILYPKPVSFKFYKDAVKFVLFLAILGPCGTDHHPRPGSGHCHRATGTTGRHDRGHHLRPEPAEETGNLLHQPSPDQPVREDPPGVLRQGEPGWAGGQRQSSLGLSAPTTCWPCPQTGTLTQEGLDVWGVVPLEQQRFLPMVHKPRCLPSGALLYALATCHAVSPLRGQLIGDPVDLKMLESTGWRLEMMEEEEGELPAFQQFEMKVLAVVKPPPEEEQPQDRRHQAPVGILRRFPFSSSLQRMSVLVKLPGEASAHAYVKGAPEMVASLCRKETVPPDFSQMLRHYTSDGFRVLALAYKALGSVATFEEALQLPRDSVESGLNFLGFLVMKNVLKPESAPVIQLLRSANIRPVMVTGDNMLTALNVARGCCMVEPRERVIFVTASPPGHDKPATLKFVLAEHSQGEEQPEILLRATVFARMLPEQKTQLVSSLQELNYCVGMCGDGANDCGALRAADVGISLSEAEASVASPFTSRVATIECVPRVIREGRCSLVTSFGVFKYMALYSLVQFVSVLLLYTINTNLSDFQFLFFDLVITTTVAVLMGRTGPAPALGLQRPQGALISGLVLGSLLLQTALLIAVQVLSYFITVSQSWYVPLNSTVTAPQNLPNYENTVLFCISGFQYLILAVAMSKGYPFREPLYTNVLFLLVLVLLFGLMVWLTLYPLGFPKSLLKLQPIEDFNFKLLLLGIAALNFFAAFVLETALDHGLLGCFRRLRRKKASKKLFKRLEKELSQQQPAWPPLDQPLFATPRMSLAVR; encoded by the exons ACAGCAGCCGGCTGCTGGGGGCCCAGCACCCAGGCTACGGGACACTGCGGCCAGACATGGACCTGGCCCACATG GAGGTCACGGGTTACCAGCGCAGGACGTGGCGGGTGCTGCTGTGCCACGCGGGCTCCGTGCTGAGCGCGGGGCTGCTCCTGTTGCTCTTCCACTGGAAGCCGAGCCTGGAAGTGCAGGCCAAGTGTGAGCCCTGTGCCCTGGGTCAGGCAGACTGGGTCATCATCAGG GACCGTTTTGGGCAGTGCTTCACCACCAGGGTGCTGACGGAGATGCTGGGTGAGGCCAG TTccccctggagcagcctggagcaACTCCCCAGGGCCCAGCAGGACCGCAGGAGCAGCGTCGCCATCACTGTGCCAGACGAGGATGAGAGCCGTGACACCGTCCAGCTCCACGACAAGGACGAG CAGAAGAGCATCCTGAGGTATTACCTGTTCCAGGGAATGCGCTACGTGTGGCTGGAGCGGCAGCAGGCCTTCTGCAGAGTCAG TGTCCTGGATGAGGGCTGGACCTGCGCAGAGCTGCACCTGAGCCGGGCTGGGCTGCACCAGCAGGAGCACAGTGCCAG GAGGAAGATCTATGGCCCCAACCTCATCGAGGTGCCTGTCAAGTCCTATGCCAGGCTCCTGGTGGAGGAG GTGCTGAACCCCTTCTACATGTTCCAAGTGCTCAGCAtggtgctgtgggtgtgtgATGCCTATTACTACTACGCCGCCTGCATCTTCCTCATCTCCACCTTCTCACTAGGGCTGTCCCTGTACGAGACGCGCAAG cAAAGCACCACGCTGCGGAACATGGCTAGGATGTCTGTGGGGGTCCAGGTGCGGCGGCCCGGCGGAG AGGAGCTGGTGGtcagctcagcagagctggttCCTGGGGACTGTATCCGTCTGCCTGCGGCTGGGGCACTGCTACCGTGCGACGTGGCACTGCTGACTGGAGAGTGCATGGTCAACGAGAGCCTGCTGACCG GGGAGAGCGTGCCAGTGATGAAGACGCCGCTGCCGGTGAgtgggcaggcaggcagcaccACGTACTGCCCTGAGGAGCACCGGCGGCACACGCTGTTCTGTGGGACACAGCTCATCCAGGCCAAGGCCTACGCAGACAGCGAGGTGCTGGCCGTGGTCACCCGCACAG GGTTCTGCACGGCCAAGGGGGACCTCATCAGCTCTATCCTCTACCCCAAACCTGTGAGCTTCAAGTTCTACAAGGACGCCGTGAAGTTCGTGCTGTTCCTCGCCATCCTGG GTCCCTGTGGGACAGATCATCATCCGCGCCCTGGATCTGGTCACTGTCATCGTGCCACCGGCACTACCGGCCGCCATGACCGTGGGCACCATCTACGCCCAGAACCGGCTGAAGAAACAGGGAATCTTCTGCATCAGCCCTCCCCGGATCAACCTGTGCGGGAAGATCCGCCTGGTGTGCTTCGACAAGGTGAGCCAGGCTgggcgggcgggcagcgccaGAGCTCGCTGGGGCTCTCCGCACCCACCACGTGCTGGCCGTGCCCACAGACCGGCACGCTGACCCAGGAGGGGCTGGACGTGTGGGGTGTGGTACCCCTGGAGCAGCAGCGCTTCCTGCCCATGGTGCACAAGCCTCGCTGCCTCCCCTCTGGAGCCCTGCTCTACGCCCTGGCCACGTGCCACGCCGTGTCACCGCTGCGGGGACAGCTCATCGGGGACCCTGTGGACCTCAAAATGCTGGAATCCACCGGCTGG CGCCTGGAGatgatggaggaggaggagggggagctcCCGGCCTTCCAGCAGTTCGAGATGAAGGTCTTGGCTGTGGTGAAACCTCCGCCAGAggaagagcagccccaggacagg AGACACCAGGCCCCTGTGGGGATCCTGCGGCGTTTCCcattctcctcctccctccagaGGATGAGTGTCCTGGTCAAGCTGCCCGGGGAGGCCTCGGCCCACGCCTACGTCAAGGGCGCCCCAGAGATGGTGGCCAGTCTGTGCAGGAAGGaaactg TGCCCCCGGATTTCTCCCAGATGCTCCGGCACTACACCTCCGACGGCTTCCGGGTCCTGGCTCTGGCCTACAAAGCCCTGGGCTCGGTGGCCACTTTTGAGGAGGCCTTGCAGCTGCCCAG GGACTCCGTGGAGAGTGGCTTGAACTTCCTGGGGTTCCTGGTGATGAAGAATGTCCTGAAGCCAGAGTCTGCCCCAGTGATCCAGCTGCTGCGCAGTGCCAACATCCGCCCCGTCATGGTCACAG GGGACAACATGCTGACAGCCCTGAACGTGGCACGGGGGTGCTGCATGGTGGAGCCCAGGGAGCGTGTGATCTTCGTCACGGCCTCACCACCTGGCCACGACAAACCCGCCACCCTCAAGTTCGTCCTGGCTGAGCACTCCCAGGGTGAGGAGCAGCCTGAG ATCCTGCTCCGGGCTACCGTGTTTGCCCGCATGCTGCCTGAGCAGAAGACCCAGCTGGTGAGCAGCCTGCAGGAGCTCAA TTACTGTGTGGGGATGTGCGGGGACGGTGCCAACGACTGCGGAGCGCTGCGGGCAGCCGACGTCGGCATCTCCCTGTCTGAGGCCGAGGCGTCGGTGGCCTCACCCTTCACCTCCCGCGTGGCCACCATCGAATGTGTGCCCAGGGTGATCCG GGAGGGCCGGTGCTCCTTGGTCACCTCCTTCGGGGTCTTCAAGTAcatggccctgtacagcctgGTCCAGTTTGTGTCCGTGCTCCTGCTCTATACT ATCAACACCAACCTGAGCGATTTCCAGTTCCTGTTCTTTGACCTGGTCATCACCACCACGGTGGCCGTGCTGATGGGGCGCACAGGGCCAGCGCCGGCGCTGGGCTTGCAGCGGCCACAGGGAGCCCTGATCAGTGGGCTGGTGCTGGGCAGCCTTCTGCTGCAGACAGCCCTGCTCATCGCCGTGCAGGTCCTCAGCTACTTCATCACTGTCTCACAGAGCTG GTACGTCCCTCTGAACAGCACGGTGACAGCACCCCAGAACCTGCCCAACTATGAGAACACTGTCCTGTTCTGCATCAGCGGCTTCCAGTACCTCATCCTGGCCGTGGCCATGTCCAAGGGCTACCCCTTCCGCGAGCCGCTCTACACAAACG TGCTCTTCCTGCTCGTCCTTGTCCTGCTCTTTGGCCTGATGGTCTGGCTCACCCTGTACCCGCTGGgctttcccaaatccctgctgaaGCTCCAGCCCATCGAGGATTTCAATTTCAAGCTCCTCCTCTTGGGCATCGCAGCCCTCAACTTCTTTGCTGCCTTTGTGCTGGAG ACTGCCCTGGATCACGGCTTGCTTGGCTGCTTCCGAAGGCTGCGCCGGAAAAAAGCCTCCAAGAAGCTTTTCAAGaggctggagaaggagctgagccagcagcagccagcctggcCACCCCTGGACCAGCCCCTGTTTGCCACACCCAGGATGTCCCTGGCCGTGAGATag
- the ATP13A2 gene encoding polyamine-transporting ATPase 13A2 isoform X1, which translates to MSSDSSRLLGAQHPGYGTLRPDMDLAHMEVTGYQRRTWRVLLCHAGSVLSAGLLLLLFHWKPSLEVQAKCEPCALGQADWVIIRDRFGQCFTTRVLTEMLGEASSPWSSLEQLPRAQQDRRSSVAITVPDEDESRDTVQLHDKDEQKSILRYYLFQGMRYVWLERQQAFCRVSVLDEGWTCAELHLSRAGLHQQEHSARRKIYGPNLIEVPVKSYARLLVEEVLNPFYMFQVLSMVLWVCDAYYYYAACIFLISTFSLGLSLYETRKQSTTLRNMARMSVGVQVRRPGGEELVVSSAELVPGDCIRLPAAGALLPCDVALLTGECMVNESLLTGESVPVMKTPLPVSGQAGSTTYCPEEHRRHTLFCGTQLIQAKAYADSEVLAVVTRTGFCTAKGDLISSILYPKPVSFKFYKDAVKFVLFLAILGPCGTDHHPRPGSGHCHRATGTTGRHDRGHHLRPEPAEETGNLLHQPSPDQPVREDPPGVLRQGEPGWAGGQRQSSLGLSAPTTCWPCPQTGTLTQEGLDVWGVVPLEQQRFLPMVHKPRCLPSGALLYALATCHAVSPLRGQLIGDPVDLKMLESTGWRLEMMEEEEGELPAFQQFEMKVLAVVKPPPEEEQPQDRRHQAPVGILRRFPFSSSLQRMSVLVKLPGEASAHAYVKGAPEMVASLCRKETVPPDFSQMLRHYTSDGFRVLALAYKALGSVATFEEALQLPRDSVESGLNFLGFLVMKNVLKPESAPVIQLLRSANIRPVMVTGDNMLTALNVARGCCMVEPRERVIFVTASPPGHDKPATLKFVLAEHSQGEEQPEGLQQRDSSSIPAQHCHLALNGKSFQVVCEHFSDLLPRILLRATVFARMLPEQKTQLVSSLQELNYCVGMCGDGANDCGALRAADVGISLSEAEASVASPFTSRVATIECVPRVIREGRCSLVTSFGVFKYMALYSLVQFVSVLLLYTINTNLSDFQFLFFDLVITTTVAVLMGRTGPAPALGLQRPQGALISGLVLGSLLLQTALLIAVQVLSYFITVSQSWYVPLNSTVTAPQNLPNYENTVLFCISGFQYLILAVAMSKGYPFREPLYTNVLFLLVLVLLFGLMVWLTLYPLGFPKSLLKLQPIEDFNFKLLLLGIAALNFFAAFVLETALDHGLLGCFRRLRRKKASKKLFKRLEKELSQQQPAWPPLDQPLFATPRMSLAVR; encoded by the exons ACAGCAGCCGGCTGCTGGGGGCCCAGCACCCAGGCTACGGGACACTGCGGCCAGACATGGACCTGGCCCACATG GAGGTCACGGGTTACCAGCGCAGGACGTGGCGGGTGCTGCTGTGCCACGCGGGCTCCGTGCTGAGCGCGGGGCTGCTCCTGTTGCTCTTCCACTGGAAGCCGAGCCTGGAAGTGCAGGCCAAGTGTGAGCCCTGTGCCCTGGGTCAGGCAGACTGGGTCATCATCAGG GACCGTTTTGGGCAGTGCTTCACCACCAGGGTGCTGACGGAGATGCTGGGTGAGGCCAG TTccccctggagcagcctggagcaACTCCCCAGGGCCCAGCAGGACCGCAGGAGCAGCGTCGCCATCACTGTGCCAGACGAGGATGAGAGCCGTGACACCGTCCAGCTCCACGACAAGGACGAG CAGAAGAGCATCCTGAGGTATTACCTGTTCCAGGGAATGCGCTACGTGTGGCTGGAGCGGCAGCAGGCCTTCTGCAGAGTCAG TGTCCTGGATGAGGGCTGGACCTGCGCAGAGCTGCACCTGAGCCGGGCTGGGCTGCACCAGCAGGAGCACAGTGCCAG GAGGAAGATCTATGGCCCCAACCTCATCGAGGTGCCTGTCAAGTCCTATGCCAGGCTCCTGGTGGAGGAG GTGCTGAACCCCTTCTACATGTTCCAAGTGCTCAGCAtggtgctgtgggtgtgtgATGCCTATTACTACTACGCCGCCTGCATCTTCCTCATCTCCACCTTCTCACTAGGGCTGTCCCTGTACGAGACGCGCAAG cAAAGCACCACGCTGCGGAACATGGCTAGGATGTCTGTGGGGGTCCAGGTGCGGCGGCCCGGCGGAG AGGAGCTGGTGGtcagctcagcagagctggttCCTGGGGACTGTATCCGTCTGCCTGCGGCTGGGGCACTGCTACCGTGCGACGTGGCACTGCTGACTGGAGAGTGCATGGTCAACGAGAGCCTGCTGACCG GGGAGAGCGTGCCAGTGATGAAGACGCCGCTGCCGGTGAgtgggcaggcaggcagcaccACGTACTGCCCTGAGGAGCACCGGCGGCACACGCTGTTCTGTGGGACACAGCTCATCCAGGCCAAGGCCTACGCAGACAGCGAGGTGCTGGCCGTGGTCACCCGCACAG GGTTCTGCACGGCCAAGGGGGACCTCATCAGCTCTATCCTCTACCCCAAACCTGTGAGCTTCAAGTTCTACAAGGACGCCGTGAAGTTCGTGCTGTTCCTCGCCATCCTGG GTCCCTGTGGGACAGATCATCATCCGCGCCCTGGATCTGGTCACTGTCATCGTGCCACCGGCACTACCGGCCGCCATGACCGTGGGCACCATCTACGCCCAGAACCGGCTGAAGAAACAGGGAATCTTCTGCATCAGCCCTCCCCGGATCAACCTGTGCGGGAAGATCCGCCTGGTGTGCTTCGACAAGGTGAGCCAGGCTgggcgggcgggcagcgccaGAGCTCGCTGGGGCTCTCCGCACCCACCACGTGCTGGCCGTGCCCACAGACCGGCACGCTGACCCAGGAGGGGCTGGACGTGTGGGGTGTGGTACCCCTGGAGCAGCAGCGCTTCCTGCCCATGGTGCACAAGCCTCGCTGCCTCCCCTCTGGAGCCCTGCTCTACGCCCTGGCCACGTGCCACGCCGTGTCACCGCTGCGGGGACAGCTCATCGGGGACCCTGTGGACCTCAAAATGCTGGAATCCACCGGCTGG CGCCTGGAGatgatggaggaggaggagggggagctcCCGGCCTTCCAGCAGTTCGAGATGAAGGTCTTGGCTGTGGTGAAACCTCCGCCAGAggaagagcagccccaggacagg AGACACCAGGCCCCTGTGGGGATCCTGCGGCGTTTCCcattctcctcctccctccagaGGATGAGTGTCCTGGTCAAGCTGCCCGGGGAGGCCTCGGCCCACGCCTACGTCAAGGGCGCCCCAGAGATGGTGGCCAGTCTGTGCAGGAAGGaaactg TGCCCCCGGATTTCTCCCAGATGCTCCGGCACTACACCTCCGACGGCTTCCGGGTCCTGGCTCTGGCCTACAAAGCCCTGGGCTCGGTGGCCACTTTTGAGGAGGCCTTGCAGCTGCCCAG GGACTCCGTGGAGAGTGGCTTGAACTTCCTGGGGTTCCTGGTGATGAAGAATGTCCTGAAGCCAGAGTCTGCCCCAGTGATCCAGCTGCTGCGCAGTGCCAACATCCGCCCCGTCATGGTCACAG GGGACAACATGCTGACAGCCCTGAACGTGGCACGGGGGTGCTGCATGGTGGAGCCCAGGGAGCGTGTGATCTTCGTCACGGCCTCACCACCTGGCCACGACAAACCCGCCACCCTCAAGTTCGTCCTGGCTGAGCACTCCCAGGGTGAGGAGCAGCCTGAG ggcttgcagcagagggacagctcctccatcccagcccagcactgccacctgGCCCTCAACGGGAAATCCTTCCAGGTGGTGTGCGAGCACTTCTCCGACCTCCTGCCCCGG ATCCTGCTCCGGGCTACCGTGTTTGCCCGCATGCTGCCTGAGCAGAAGACCCAGCTGGTGAGCAGCCTGCAGGAGCTCAA TTACTGTGTGGGGATGTGCGGGGACGGTGCCAACGACTGCGGAGCGCTGCGGGCAGCCGACGTCGGCATCTCCCTGTCTGAGGCCGAGGCGTCGGTGGCCTCACCCTTCACCTCCCGCGTGGCCACCATCGAATGTGTGCCCAGGGTGATCCG GGAGGGCCGGTGCTCCTTGGTCACCTCCTTCGGGGTCTTCAAGTAcatggccctgtacagcctgGTCCAGTTTGTGTCCGTGCTCCTGCTCTATACT ATCAACACCAACCTGAGCGATTTCCAGTTCCTGTTCTTTGACCTGGTCATCACCACCACGGTGGCCGTGCTGATGGGGCGCACAGGGCCAGCGCCGGCGCTGGGCTTGCAGCGGCCACAGGGAGCCCTGATCAGTGGGCTGGTGCTGGGCAGCCTTCTGCTGCAGACAGCCCTGCTCATCGCCGTGCAGGTCCTCAGCTACTTCATCACTGTCTCACAGAGCTG GTACGTCCCTCTGAACAGCACGGTGACAGCACCCCAGAACCTGCCCAACTATGAGAACACTGTCCTGTTCTGCATCAGCGGCTTCCAGTACCTCATCCTGGCCGTGGCCATGTCCAAGGGCTACCCCTTCCGCGAGCCGCTCTACACAAACG TGCTCTTCCTGCTCGTCCTTGTCCTGCTCTTTGGCCTGATGGTCTGGCTCACCCTGTACCCGCTGGgctttcccaaatccctgctgaaGCTCCAGCCCATCGAGGATTTCAATTTCAAGCTCCTCCTCTTGGGCATCGCAGCCCTCAACTTCTTTGCTGCCTTTGTGCTGGAG ACTGCCCTGGATCACGGCTTGCTTGGCTGCTTCCGAAGGCTGCGCCGGAAAAAAGCCTCCAAGAAGCTTTTCAAGaggctggagaaggagctgagccagcagcagccagcctggcCACCCCTGGACCAGCCCCTGTTTGCCACACCCAGGATGTCCCTGGCCGTGAGATag
- the ATP13A2 gene encoding polyamine-transporting ATPase 13A2 isoform X4, protein MSSDSSRLLGAQHPGYGTLRPDMDLAHMEVTGYQRRTWRVLLCHAGSVLSAGLLLLLFHWKPSLEVQAKCEPCALGQADWVIIRDRFGQCFTTRVLTEMLGEASLEQLPRAQQDRRSSVAITVPDEDESRDTVQLHDKDESILRYYLFQGMRYVWLERQQAFCRVSVLDEGWTCAELHLSRAGLHQQEHSARRKIYGPNLIEVPVKSYARLLVEEVLNPFYMFQVLSMVLWVCDAYYYYAACIFLISTFSLGLSLYETRKQSTTLRNMARMSVGVQVRRPGGEELVVSSAELVPGDCIRLPAAGALLPCDVALLTGECMVNESLLTGESVPVMKTPLPVSGQAGSTTYCPEEHRRHTLFCGTQLIQAKAYADSEVLAVVTRTGFCTAKGDLISSILYPKPVSFKFYKDAVKFVLFLAILALIGTLYSILILVRNQVPVGQIIIRALDLVTVIVPPALPAAMTVGTIYAQNRLKKQGIFCISPPRINLCGKIRLVCFDKTGTLTQEGLDVWGVVPLEQQRFLPMVHKPRCLPSGALLYALATCHAVSPLRGQLIGDPVDLKMLESTGWRLEMMEEEEGELPAFQQFEMKVLAVVKPPPEEEQPQDRRHQAPVGILRRFPFSSSLQRMSVLVKLPGEASAHAYVKGAPEMVASLCRKETVPPDFSQMLRHYTSDGFRVLALAYKALGSVATFEEALQLPRDSVESGLNFLGFLVMKNVLKPESAPVIQLLRSANIRPVMVTGDNMLTALNVARGCCMVEPRERVIFVTASPPGHDKPATLKFVLAEHSQGEEQPEGLQQRDSSSIPAQHCHLALNGKSFQVVCEHFSDLLPRILLRATVFARMLPEQKTQLVSSLQELNYCVGMCGDGANDCGALRAADVGISLSEAEASVASPFTSRVATIECVPRVIREGRCSLVTSFGVFKYMALYSLVQFVSVLLLYTINTNLSDFQFLFFDLVITTTVAVLMGRTGPAPALGLQRPQGALISGLVLGSLLLQTALLIAVQVLSYFITVSQSWYVPLNSTVTAPQNLPNYENTVLFCISGFQYLILAVAMSKGYPFREPLYTNVLFLLVLVLLFGLMVWLTLYPLGFPKSLLKLQPIEDFNFKLLLLGIAALNFFAAFVLETALDHGLLGCFRRLRRKKASKKLFKRLEKELSQQQPAWPPLDQPLFATPRMSLAVR, encoded by the exons ACAGCAGCCGGCTGCTGGGGGCCCAGCACCCAGGCTACGGGACACTGCGGCCAGACATGGACCTGGCCCACATG GAGGTCACGGGTTACCAGCGCAGGACGTGGCGGGTGCTGCTGTGCCACGCGGGCTCCGTGCTGAGCGCGGGGCTGCTCCTGTTGCTCTTCCACTGGAAGCCGAGCCTGGAAGTGCAGGCCAAGTGTGAGCCCTGTGCCCTGGGTCAGGCAGACTGGGTCATCATCAGG GACCGTTTTGGGCAGTGCTTCACCACCAGGGTGCTGACGGAGATGCTGGGTGAGGCCAG cctggagcaACTCCCCAGGGCCCAGCAGGACCGCAGGAGCAGCGTCGCCATCACTGTGCCAGACGAGGATGAGAGCCGTGACACCGTCCAGCTCCACGACAAGGACGAG AGCATCCTGAGGTATTACCTGTTCCAGGGAATGCGCTACGTGTGGCTGGAGCGGCAGCAGGCCTTCTGCAGAGTCAG TGTCCTGGATGAGGGCTGGACCTGCGCAGAGCTGCACCTGAGCCGGGCTGGGCTGCACCAGCAGGAGCACAGTGCCAG GAGGAAGATCTATGGCCCCAACCTCATCGAGGTGCCTGTCAAGTCCTATGCCAGGCTCCTGGTGGAGGAG GTGCTGAACCCCTTCTACATGTTCCAAGTGCTCAGCAtggtgctgtgggtgtgtgATGCCTATTACTACTACGCCGCCTGCATCTTCCTCATCTCCACCTTCTCACTAGGGCTGTCCCTGTACGAGACGCGCAAG cAAAGCACCACGCTGCGGAACATGGCTAGGATGTCTGTGGGGGTCCAGGTGCGGCGGCCCGGCGGAG AGGAGCTGGTGGtcagctcagcagagctggttCCTGGGGACTGTATCCGTCTGCCTGCGGCTGGGGCACTGCTACCGTGCGACGTGGCACTGCTGACTGGAGAGTGCATGGTCAACGAGAGCCTGCTGACCG GGGAGAGCGTGCCAGTGATGAAGACGCCGCTGCCGGTGAgtgggcaggcaggcagcaccACGTACTGCCCTGAGGAGCACCGGCGGCACACGCTGTTCTGTGGGACACAGCTCATCCAGGCCAAGGCCTACGCAGACAGCGAGGTGCTGGCCGTGGTCACCCGCACAG GGTTCTGCACGGCCAAGGGGGACCTCATCAGCTCTATCCTCTACCCCAAACCTGTGAGCTTCAAGTTCTACAAGGACGCCGTGAAGTTCGTGCTGTTCCTCGCCATCCTGG CTCTAATCGGCACCTTGTACAGCATCCTCATCCTGGTTAGGAATCAG GTCCCTGTGGGACAGATCATCATCCGCGCCCTGGATCTGGTCACTGTCATCGTGCCACCGGCACTACCGGCCGCCATGACCGTGGGCACCATCTACGCCCAGAACCGGCTGAAGAAACAGGGAATCTTCTGCATCAGCCCTCCCCGGATCAACCTGTGCGGGAAGATCCGCCTGGTGTGCTTCGACAAG ACCGGCACGCTGACCCAGGAGGGGCTGGACGTGTGGGGTGTGGTACCCCTGGAGCAGCAGCGCTTCCTGCCCATGGTGCACAAGCCTCGCTGCCTCCCCTCTGGAGCCCTGCTCTACGCCCTGGCCACGTGCCACGCCGTGTCACCGCTGCGGGGACAGCTCATCGGGGACCCTGTGGACCTCAAAATGCTGGAATCCACCGGCTGG CGCCTGGAGatgatggaggaggaggagggggagctcCCGGCCTTCCAGCAGTTCGAGATGAAGGTCTTGGCTGTGGTGAAACCTCCGCCAGAggaagagcagccccaggacagg AGACACCAGGCCCCTGTGGGGATCCTGCGGCGTTTCCcattctcctcctccctccagaGGATGAGTGTCCTGGTCAAGCTGCCCGGGGAGGCCTCGGCCCACGCCTACGTCAAGGGCGCCCCAGAGATGGTGGCCAGTCTGTGCAGGAAGGaaactg TGCCCCCGGATTTCTCCCAGATGCTCCGGCACTACACCTCCGACGGCTTCCGGGTCCTGGCTCTGGCCTACAAAGCCCTGGGCTCGGTGGCCACTTTTGAGGAGGCCTTGCAGCTGCCCAG GGACTCCGTGGAGAGTGGCTTGAACTTCCTGGGGTTCCTGGTGATGAAGAATGTCCTGAAGCCAGAGTCTGCCCCAGTGATCCAGCTGCTGCGCAGTGCCAACATCCGCCCCGTCATGGTCACAG GGGACAACATGCTGACAGCCCTGAACGTGGCACGGGGGTGCTGCATGGTGGAGCCCAGGGAGCGTGTGATCTTCGTCACGGCCTCACCACCTGGCCACGACAAACCCGCCACCCTCAAGTTCGTCCTGGCTGAGCACTCCCAGGGTGAGGAGCAGCCTGAG ggcttgcagcagagggacagctcctccatcccagcccagcactgccacctgGCCCTCAACGGGAAATCCTTCCAGGTGGTGTGCGAGCACTTCTCCGACCTCCTGCCCCGG ATCCTGCTCCGGGCTACCGTGTTTGCCCGCATGCTGCCTGAGCAGAAGACCCAGCTGGTGAGCAGCCTGCAGGAGCTCAA TTACTGTGTGGGGATGTGCGGGGACGGTGCCAACGACTGCGGAGCGCTGCGGGCAGCCGACGTCGGCATCTCCCTGTCTGAGGCCGAGGCGTCGGTGGCCTCACCCTTCACCTCCCGCGTGGCCACCATCGAATGTGTGCCCAGGGTGATCCG GGAGGGCCGGTGCTCCTTGGTCACCTCCTTCGGGGTCTTCAAGTAcatggccctgtacagcctgGTCCAGTTTGTGTCCGTGCTCCTGCTCTATACT ATCAACACCAACCTGAGCGATTTCCAGTTCCTGTTCTTTGACCTGGTCATCACCACCACGGTGGCCGTGCTGATGGGGCGCACAGGGCCAGCGCCGGCGCTGGGCTTGCAGCGGCCACAGGGAGCCCTGATCAGTGGGCTGGTGCTGGGCAGCCTTCTGCTGCAGACAGCCCTGCTCATCGCCGTGCAGGTCCTCAGCTACTTCATCACTGTCTCACAGAGCTG GTACGTCCCTCTGAACAGCACGGTGACAGCACCCCAGAACCTGCCCAACTATGAGAACACTGTCCTGTTCTGCATCAGCGGCTTCCAGTACCTCATCCTGGCCGTGGCCATGTCCAAGGGCTACCCCTTCCGCGAGCCGCTCTACACAAACG TGCTCTTCCTGCTCGTCCTTGTCCTGCTCTTTGGCCTGATGGTCTGGCTCACCCTGTACCCGCTGGgctttcccaaatccctgctgaaGCTCCAGCCCATCGAGGATTTCAATTTCAAGCTCCTCCTCTTGGGCATCGCAGCCCTCAACTTCTTTGCTGCCTTTGTGCTGGAG ACTGCCCTGGATCACGGCTTGCTTGGCTGCTTCCGAAGGCTGCGCCGGAAAAAAGCCTCCAAGAAGCTTTTCAAGaggctggagaaggagctgagccagcagcagccagcctggcCACCCCTGGACCAGCCCCTGTTTGCCACACCCAGGATGTCCCTGGCCGTGAGATag